A genomic segment from Vagococcus zengguangii encodes:
- a CDS encoding universal stress protein, whose protein sequence is MTIERHYNTIIVGIDGSESSHIAFKEAVSIAKMYHAKLFAIHVINNIANYLPEDALNALTTEAEENLANLKEQAENNEFNDVFTLVVEGSPKKMLSLTLPTDLKADLIVLGATGKHMISESVLGSIAHYASSNAHCSVLIVRQ, encoded by the coding sequence ATGACAATAGAAAGACATTATAATACCATTATCGTAGGAATTGATGGTTCAGAAAGTTCACACATTGCGTTTAAAGAAGCCGTTTCAATTGCAAAAATGTACCACGCAAAATTATTTGCTATCCATGTCATTAACAATATCGCTAATTACCTACCTGAAGACGCTTTAAACGCGCTTACTACCGAGGCAGAAGAGAACCTAGCCAATTTAAAAGAACAAGCAGAAAATAACGAGTTTAATGATGTCTTTACGCTAGTAGTAGAAGGCTCACCAAAAAAAATGCTGTCCTTAACCTTACCAACCGACTTAAAAGCCGATTTAATCGTTTTAGGCGCTACTGGTAAACATATGATTAGCGAAAGTGTGCTAGGTTCAATTGCACACTATGCAAGCTCAAACGCTCATTGTAGCGTGTTAATTGTTCGTCAATAA
- a CDS encoding B3/B4 domain-containing protein, with protein MKNFIIEPSFWEIFPDAEIYFLHLPIIDNHHDNTKEAYLNELLKKATQEAQYFLPDENFSQNDVIQEWRQAFSKFKTKKGARSSIEALLKRANQGHEFQSINPLVDLYNSISLKYAVPCGGEDFDKIAGDFHLGKAQGGEPFFPLGADTDAPALPEEIIYYDDDGAICRCLNWREAQRTMLTEETTEAILVIEAINDSQRSRAKEAINELKQLSDHYFNISNSSIFSLTQSSPKHSID; from the coding sequence TTGAAAAACTTTATCATTGAGCCTTCTTTTTGGGAAATTTTTCCTGATGCAGAAATTTATTTCTTACATTTACCCATTATAGATAATCACCACGATAACACCAAAGAAGCTTATCTTAATGAGCTTCTAAAAAAAGCGACACAAGAGGCCCAATACTTCTTACCTGATGAAAATTTTAGTCAAAATGATGTTATTCAAGAATGGCGGCAAGCCTTTTCTAAATTTAAAACTAAAAAAGGTGCGCGTTCATCCATTGAAGCCCTTCTAAAACGTGCAAATCAAGGTCATGAATTCCAATCTATTAATCCGCTTGTCGATCTTTATAACAGTATCTCACTAAAATATGCCGTACCATGCGGCGGGGAAGACTTTGATAAAATTGCTGGTGACTTCCATTTAGGAAAAGCTCAAGGTGGGGAACCCTTCTTTCCATTAGGTGCTGATACTGATGCACCGGCTTTACCAGAGGAAATTATTTATTACGATGATGATGGCGCCATTTGTCGCTGTCTAAATTGGCGTGAGGCTCAGCGTACAATGCTAACCGAAGAAACGACTGAGGCCATTCTTGTCATTGAAGCAATTAACGACTCACAACGTTCTAGAGCAAAAGAAGCCATTAATGAGCTTAAACAATTGAGTGACCATTACTTTAATATTTCAAATAGTAGCATTTTTTCATTAACTCAATCATCACCTAAGCATTCTATTGATTAA
- a CDS encoding GNAT family N-acetyltransferase yields the protein MNKREINRLTPQQLRPIRYELLLDADPNTALVQDYVAKGLILELTIENQLVGIMILSPMSTKGKASLEIKNISILADFQHQGHGTFLLNYAINYANNKNYQALYIGTGTTSFSQLALYQTHGFRFDEIKKDFFCAYPEPIIENNLRLYDMILLKKEL from the coding sequence ATGAACAAAAGAGAAATAAACAGGTTAACTCCTCAACAATTAAGACCTATCCGTTATGAGTTGCTATTAGATGCAGATCCTAATACCGCGTTAGTACAAGACTATGTAGCAAAAGGTCTGATTTTAGAATTAACAATAGAGAATCAATTGGTCGGGATAATGATACTTTCACCAATGTCTACAAAAGGTAAAGCATCATTAGAAATTAAAAATATTAGCATTCTAGCGGATTTTCAGCACCAAGGTCATGGCACTTTTTTATTGAACTATGCCATTAACTATGCCAATAATAAGAATTATCAAGCTCTTTATATCGGTACAGGCACCACTAGTTTTAGCCAATTAGCGCTATATCAAACGCATGGTTTTAGGTTTGATGAAATAAAAAAAGACTTTTTTTGCGCATATCCGGAACCAATTATTGAAAATAATTTAAGACTATATGATATGATTTTACTAAAAAAAGAGTTGTAA
- the mltG gene encoding endolytic transglycosylase MltG translates to MTDKIEPKELHLDPESIRNPQSVHNKHSFNETIIASVGENESQEHQSRASYHQEIIKKSEPSEDFEVKDETTRMRRQQAREKENRMVRKIVITLVSALVILAMILGFSVYRYWQTGTQPLNANDSTLKQVEIPIGTSNKGIGNILEKNKIIKSGLVFNYYMKMENQTDFKGGFYQMSPDMTLDDIAALLKEGGTEEPLALADGKISVPEGYSLEQVAEVVNEATDISAEEFIKTANDEAFLKELYEAYPELLASTKAAKDVRYHLEGYLFPATYNYYKDKTAKDIITEMVDKTNQVLTTRQEQINASHHSIQEILTLASLVEKEGVTSPDRRNIAKVFLNRLDIGMRIESDITILYALQKHKVHLSYEDLEVDSPYNLYRNDGLGPGPFNNPGLDAIDAVLNPADNNYYYFLANVETGKVYFAETYEEHLQLKEEHIDNLNN, encoded by the coding sequence ATGACTGATAAAATCGAACCCAAAGAATTACACCTTGATCCGGAATCAATTAGGAATCCGCAAAGTGTCCATAATAAGCATTCATTTAACGAAACAATCATAGCTAGTGTCGGTGAAAATGAGAGTCAAGAACATCAGTCTAGAGCTAGCTATCATCAAGAGATAATAAAAAAATCAGAGCCTTCAGAGGATTTTGAAGTAAAGGATGAAACAACGCGCATGAGAAGACAACAAGCACGAGAAAAAGAGAATCGTATGGTAAGAAAAATCGTCATCACGTTAGTAAGTGCCTTAGTGATATTGGCCATGATTTTAGGCTTTTCTGTTTATCGTTATTGGCAGACAGGTACACAACCTTTAAACGCAAATGATTCAACTTTAAAACAAGTTGAAATTCCAATCGGAACGAGCAATAAAGGGATTGGAAATATTTTAGAAAAAAATAAAATCATTAAAAGTGGACTAGTTTTCAACTATTATATGAAGATGGAAAATCAGACTGATTTTAAAGGTGGTTTCTATCAGATGTCTCCAGATATGACGCTAGACGACATTGCGGCGCTATTAAAAGAAGGTGGGACGGAAGAACCACTTGCTTTAGCAGATGGTAAAATCAGTGTACCAGAAGGCTATAGCTTAGAGCAGGTTGCAGAAGTAGTAAATGAAGCAACCGATATTTCAGCTGAAGAGTTTATCAAAACAGCTAATGACGAAGCGTTCTTAAAAGAATTATATGAGGCTTATCCCGAACTATTAGCAAGTACTAAAGCTGCAAAAGATGTTCGTTATCATTTAGAAGGCTATTTATTCCCAGCAACGTATAATTACTATAAAGACAAAACAGCTAAAGATATTATTACTGAAATGGTAGATAAGACGAATCAAGTATTAACTACTCGTCAAGAACAGATTAATGCGTCTCATCATTCAATTCAAGAGATCTTAACATTAGCCTCTTTAGTTGAAAAAGAAGGCGTAACGTCTCCTGATAGACGAAATATTGCGAAAGTCTTTCTAAATCGTTTAGATATTGGCATGAGAATCGAATCAGATATTACTATCTTGTATGCTTTGCAAAAGCATAAAGTTCATTTGAGCTATGAAGACTTAGAAGTAGATTCACCTTATAATTTATATCGTAATGATGGGTTAGGACCGGGGCCATTTAATAACCCTGGACTAGATGCAATTGATGCAGTTCTAAATCCTGCTGACAATAATTATTATTATTTCTTAGCGAATGTTGAAACAGGTAAAGTTTATTTTGCCGAAACATATGAAGAACATTTGCAATTAAAAGAAGAGCATATTGATAATTTGAACAATTAG
- the greA gene encoding transcription elongation factor GreA, whose product MVEKVYPMTLEGKASLEKELEELKTVKRKEIVERIKIARSFGDLSENSEYDSAKDEQAFVEGRITTLENMIRFAEIIDADAVAADEVTIGRTVTFVELPDGEEEEYTIVGSAEADPFAGKISNDSPIAKALIGKKLDDEVVISTPGGDMSVKITKIS is encoded by the coding sequence ATGGTGGAAAAAGTTTATCCAATGACCCTTGAAGGGAAAGCAAGTTTGGAAAAAGAGTTAGAGGAATTAAAAACGGTTAAGCGTAAAGAAATCGTTGAACGTATCAAAATAGCGAGAAGTTTTGGAGACTTATCAGAAAATTCTGAATACGATTCAGCGAAAGATGAACAAGCGTTTGTTGAAGGTCGTATTACAACATTAGAAAATATGATTCGTTTCGCTGAAATTATCGATGCAGATGCAGTAGCGGCAGATGAAGTAACAATTGGTCGTACAGTGACATTCGTTGAATTACCAGATGGCGAAGAAGAAGAATATACAATCGTTGGTAGTGCCGAAGCAGATCCATTTGCAGGTAAAATTTCAAATGATTCACCAATCGCTAAGGCGTTAATCGGGAAAAAATTAGATGACGAAGTAGTTATCTCAACACCTGGTGGCGACATGTCAGTTAAAATTACAAAAATTTCATAA
- the liaF gene encoding cell wall-active antibiotics response protein LiaF codes for MKNSWRIFIIIELLMLLFVLYKVVNETQALIFLIFGVINIVFALKRQRRSSFNLFQLIMGAVVVMMSLLTSGPVIWFMLVFAILFFGLVGVETSGLSVLEHLDLVPWKDKQMINVESVEPELKNGKRFKRQLFGNQRIGSTVYEWDDINLSVFSGDTIIDLGNTILPKEDNVIIIRKGFGRTRIIVPMGVGVMVEHATVSGKLVFDEQSYAMKNEAIKIFSHDYDENVRRVKIVTNTLLGDVEVVRI; via the coding sequence ATGAAAAATTCATGGAGAATTTTTATTATAATTGAATTGTTAATGCTACTATTTGTTTTATATAAAGTAGTAAATGAAACCCAAGCGTTAATTTTTTTGATTTTTGGTGTGATTAATATTGTTTTTGCTTTAAAACGTCAACGTCGAAGTAGTTTTAATCTATTTCAGTTGATTATGGGAGCCGTCGTCGTCATGATGAGTTTATTGACAAGCGGACCAGTTATTTGGTTCATGTTAGTTTTTGCTATATTATTCTTTGGATTAGTTGGTGTAGAAACGTCAGGTCTTAGTGTGTTAGAACATTTAGATTTAGTTCCTTGGAAAGATAAGCAAATGATTAATGTTGAATCTGTGGAACCCGAATTGAAAAACGGCAAAAGGTTTAAGCGTCAGTTATTTGGTAATCAACGAATTGGCTCAACGGTCTATGAATGGGATGATATTAATTTATCGGTATTTTCAGGAGATACGATTATAGATTTAGGTAACACGATTCTTCCTAAAGAGGATAATGTCATCATTATTCGTAAAGGATTCGGTCGTACCCGCATTATTGTGCCGATGGGGGTCGGTGTGATGGTTGAACATGCGACAGTCAGTGGAAAATTAGTATTTGATGAACAAAGCTATGCGATGAAGAATGAAGCGATTAAAATATTTAGTCATGATTATGATGAAAATGTCCGTCGTGTAAAAATTGTGACCAACACGTTACTAGGGGATGTAGAGGTAGTAAGAATATGA
- a CDS encoding sensor histidine kinase, with protein sequence MKNKTNYLFLFIYIFLFTFIILLFTSFIVLTSMGRKLWMKALFDLSVSIIPLFFFLMLMSLLIALVITIVSYFIQRKQYFEIEEKIEQLARGNYDHQVFIADEQDGYLEDELSLHIESLRKQMSEMSKELQVLSSRPYLVEGESKEEILRTERHRLARELHDSVSQQLFAASMMLSALVEYTKKNQGDEKLMKQLDTIEDIINASQSEMRALLLHLRPINLEGKSLQKGIEQLLRELQTKINIELVWDIQDIPLPTTVEDNLFRIIQELFSNTLRHAKAKRLEVYMKKQEEMLSLRVIDDGVGFDTSQSKVGSYGLTNIRERVNQMGGTCKIISFKNKGTSIDIRVPVVGESVIND encoded by the coding sequence ATGAAAAATAAAACGAATTATCTCTTTCTTTTTATTTATATTTTCCTATTTACCTTTATCATTTTATTGTTTACATCGTTTATCGTGCTGACCTCAATGGGACGTAAGTTGTGGATGAAAGCTTTATTTGATTTGTCCGTCTCAATTATCCCTTTATTCTTTTTCTTGATGTTAATGTCGTTATTAATTGCATTAGTGATTACGATTGTGTCATACTTTATACAGAGAAAACAGTATTTTGAGATTGAAGAGAAAATTGAACAATTAGCGCGTGGTAATTACGATCATCAAGTGTTTATTGCAGATGAACAAGACGGTTATCTTGAAGATGAATTATCTCTTCATATTGAATCGTTGCGTAAACAAATGTCAGAAATGTCTAAAGAGTTACAAGTCCTTTCTAGTCGACCATATTTAGTTGAAGGCGAATCAAAAGAGGAAATATTGCGGACAGAACGTCATCGTTTAGCTCGTGAACTACATGATTCAGTCAGTCAACAATTATTTGCGGCTTCGATGATGTTATCTGCTTTAGTAGAATATACGAAGAAAAATCAAGGTGATGAAAAATTAATGAAACAGCTTGATACGATTGAAGACATCATCAATGCCTCACAATCAGAAATGCGTGCGTTATTGTTACATTTACGTCCAATTAATTTGGAAGGCAAGAGTTTACAAAAAGGAATTGAACAGTTATTACGAGAGTTACAAACCAAAATTAATATCGAACTTGTCTGGGATATTCAAGATATTCCGTTACCTACTACGGTTGAGGATAACTTATTTAGAATTATTCAAGAGTTGTTTTCTAATACACTTCGTCATGCCAAAGCGAAACGTTTAGAAGTCTATATGAAAAAACAAGAAGAAATGTTATCATTACGTGTAATTGATGACGGTGTCGGATTTGATACCAGTCAATCGAAAGTTGGAAGTTACGGCTTAACAAACATTCGAGAACGTGTAAACCAAATGGGGGGCACATGTAAAATTATCAGTTTTAAAAATAAAGGAACAAGTATTGATATTCGGGTTCCTGTGGTAGGGGAGAGTGTAATAAATGATTAA
- a CDS encoding response regulator transcription factor: protein MIKVMLVDDHEMVRLGVSSYLSIQDDIEVIAEAENGRIGYEKALEYKPDVILMDLVMDEMDGIEATKLILNDWTEAKIIIVTSFIDDEKVYPAIEAGAAGYLLKTSSASEIADAIRSTHRGERVLEPEVTGMMMERLTKKNDPVLHDELTNRESEILLLISEGKSNQEIADELFITLKTVKTHVSNILSKLEVEDRTQAAIYAFKHGIVK from the coding sequence ATGATTAAGGTGATGCTTGTCGATGATCACGAAATGGTTAGATTGGGTGTTTCATCTTATTTATCAATTCAAGATGATATCGAAGTGATAGCCGAAGCCGAAAATGGTCGTATTGGCTATGAGAAAGCCCTTGAATACAAACCTGACGTTATCTTGATGGATTTAGTCATGGATGAAATGGATGGCATTGAAGCGACCAAATTAATACTAAATGATTGGACAGAAGCCAAAATTATTATCGTGACTAGCTTTATTGATGATGAAAAAGTATACCCTGCAATTGAAGCAGGAGCGGCGGGCTATTTATTGAAAACTTCATCAGCTAGTGAAATAGCTGATGCGATTCGTTCGACCCATCGTGGTGAAAGAGTTTTAGAACCAGAAGTAACTGGCATGATGATGGAACGCTTAACGAAAAAAAATGACCCTGTTTTACACGATGAATTAACGAACCGTGAATCAGAAATCTTATTACTTATTTCTGAAGGCAAAAGTAATCAAGAAATTGCCGATGAATTATTTATTACGTTAAAAACCGTTAAAACACATGTATCAAATATTCTATCTAAATTAGAAGTAGAAGACCGTACGCAAGCGGCGATTTACGCCTTCAAGCACGGAATTGTAAAGTAA
- a CDS encoding potassium channel family protein: MKQSFAIIGLGRFGASVCTTLVETGQEVLAIDRDEDRVNEYMDIATHAVVANAEDEMALRSLGLRNFDHVIIAIGEDIQASILVTLMAKEMGVKRVTAKAQNLYHAKVLEKVGADHVVHPERDMGERVAHHLISKNILDYLELSEEYSIAEIRIENHKFVDRTLLELNLRQRFGLNVVAIKREGVKLIVSPSADEMVRLNDTLFVIGETVDVERFDEIMN; the protein is encoded by the coding sequence ATGAAGCAAAGTTTTGCAATTATTGGATTAGGTCGTTTCGGTGCTAGTGTTTGTACGACCTTAGTTGAAACTGGTCAAGAGGTATTAGCAATTGACCGTGATGAGGACCGTGTAAATGAGTACATGGATATCGCTACACATGCGGTTGTTGCAAATGCTGAAGATGAGATGGCTCTGCGCTCATTAGGCTTACGTAACTTTGATCATGTAATTATTGCGATTGGTGAAGATATTCAAGCGAGTATTTTAGTGACATTAATGGCTAAAGAGATGGGTGTTAAACGCGTTACAGCAAAAGCACAAAATTTATATCATGCCAAAGTGTTGGAAAAAGTTGGTGCGGACCATGTTGTCCATCCAGAAAGAGATATGGGAGAGCGTGTCGCCCATCATTTAATTTCAAAAAATATTTTAGATTATTTAGAATTATCAGAAGAATATTCGATTGCAGAAATTCGTATTGAAAATCATAAATTTGTTGATCGTACGTTACTTGAGTTAAATTTACGCCAAAGATTTGGACTAAACGTCGTTGCAATTAAGCGCGAGGGTGTAAAATTAATTGTGTCACCTTCAGCTGATGAGATGGTACGCTTAAATGATACGCTGTTCGTTATTGGTGAGACAGTCGACGTGGAACGTTTTGATGAAATCATGAACTAA
- a CDS encoding HesB/YadR/YfhF family protein translates to MKITVTDKAEKWFRDELGVENGGYVHFFGKYGGGTNVHAGFSTGMRVEEPADAVVTMEQNGITYFIDSTDEWFFADYDLTVDFDEQKDEPIYTYSE, encoded by the coding sequence ATGAAAATTACTGTAACAGATAAAGCAGAAAAATGGTTCCGTGATGAATTAGGCGTTGAAAATGGTGGGTATGTTCACTTTTTTGGTAAATACGGTGGTGGGACAAATGTTCATGCTGGATTTTCAACTGGTATGCGTGTAGAGGAGCCTGCTGATGCGGTAGTCACAATGGAACAAAATGGTATTACTTATTTTATCGACAGCACAGATGAGTGGTTCTTTGCTGATTACGATTTAACGGTTGATTTTGACGAACAAAAAGATGAACCTATTTATACTTATTCAGAATAA